One Bombina bombina isolate aBomBom1 chromosome 5, aBomBom1.pri, whole genome shotgun sequence DNA segment encodes these proteins:
- the LOC128660048 gene encoding oocyte zinc finger protein XlCOF6-like isoform X1: MIIPEDKPQTFTEFSNKFKEEKSLQSSQIIHTKEKPFKCTECEKSFRCKSYLLEHHKIHTGEKPNACTDCDKCFIQMKKLIAHKRIHTGEKPFSCTECGKSFTQMNNLKTHKKNHTGEKLFTYTEYGKSFTENSSLRKHERIHTGEKPFTCGECGKSFTQKSNLKSHERIHTGEKPFTCGECGKSFTEKSHLKSHERIHTGENPFTCTECGKSFTAKGSLNKHERIHTGEKPFTCGECGKSFTEKSHLKSHERIHTGEKPFTCGECGKSFTEKSHLKSHERIHTGEKPFTCGECGKSFTEKSHLKSHERIHTGEKPFTCTECGKSFTGKSDLNKHERIHTGEKHFTCTECGKSFTHTSDLKKHERRHIGGKPLTCTECGKCFTQKSDLKKHERIHTGEKPFKCTECGKCFTQKSDLKKHERIHTGEKPFKCTECGKCFTQKSDLKKHERIHTGEKPFTCTECGKCFIQMDYLKTHEMSHTGEKPFTCTECGKSFTQKSDLNKHERVHTGEKPFTCTECGKSFIRMDYLKSHERSHTGEKPFTCTECGKSFTGKSDLNKHERIHTGEKPFTCTECGKSFTGKSDLNKHETIHTGEKPFTCTECGKSFTGKSDLNKHERIHTGEKPFTCTECGKSFTGKSDLNKHERIHTGEKPFTCTECGKSFTGKSDLNKHERIHTGEKPFTCTECGKSFTGKSDLNKHERIHKGTNLSHV; this comes from the coding sequence atgattatccctgaggataagccacaaacatttactgagttttcaaacaaatttaaagaagagaaaagtctacagtctagccaaataattcatacaaaggagaaacctttcaaatgtacagaatgtgagaaaagctttagatgtaaGTCTTATCTgctagaacaccacaaaattcacacaggtgagaaaccaaaCGCATGTACTGATTGCGACAAATGTTTTATACAAATGAAAAAACTTATAGCTCATAAAAGgatccacacaggggagaaaccatttagctgtacagagtgtggaaaaagttttacacaaatgaataatctgaaaactcataaaaagaatcacacaggagaaaagcttttcacatATACAGAgtatggaaaaagttttacagaaaatagtagtctgagaaaacatgaaaggattcacacaggagaaaagcctttcacatgtggagagtgtggaaaaagttttacacaaaagagtaatctgaaaagtcatgaaaggattcacacaggagaaaagcctttcacatgtggagagtgtggaaaaagttttacagaaaagagtcatctgaaaagtcatgaaaggattcacacaggagaaaaccctttcacatgtacagagtgtggaaaaagttttacagcaaaGGGTAGTCTGaataaacatgaaaggattcacacaggagaaaagcctttcacatgtggagagtgtggaaaaagttttacagaaaagagtcatctgaaaagtcacgaaaggattcacacaggagaaaagcctttcacatgtggagagtgtggaaaaagttttacagaaaagagtcatctgaaaagtcacgaaaggattcacacaggagaaaagcctttcacatgtggagagtgtggaaaaagttttacagaaaagagtcatctgaaaagtcatgaaaggattcacacaggagaaaagcctttcacatgtacagagtgtggaaaaagttttacaggaaagagtgatctgaataaacatgaaaggattcacacaggagaaaagcatttcacatgtacagagtgtggaaaaagttttacacatacgAGTGATCTTAAAAAGCATGAAAGGAGACACATAGGGGGAAAGCCTTtaacgtgtacagagtgtggaaaatgttttacacaaaagagtgatctgaaaaagcatgaaaggattcacacaggagaaaagccattcaaatgtacagagtgtggaaaatgttttacacaaaagagtgatctgaaaaagcatgaaaggattcacacaggagaaaagccattcaaatgtacagagtgtggaaaatgttttacacaaaagagtgatctgaaaaagcatgaaaggattcacacaggagaaaagcctttcacatgtacagagtgtggaaaatgttttatacaaatggattatctgaaaactcatgaaatgagtcacacaggagaaaagcctttcacatgtacagagtgtggaaaaagttttacacaaaagagtgatctgaataaACATGAAAgggttcacacaggagaaaagccattcacatgtacagagtgtggaaaaagttttatacgaATGGattatctgaaaagtcatgaaaggagtcacacaggagaaaagcctttcacatgtacagagtgtgggaaaagttttacaggaaagagtgatctgaataaacatgaaaggattcatacaggagaaaagcctttcacatgtacagagtgtggaaaaagttttacaggaaAGAGTGACCTGAATAAACATGAAacgattcacacaggagaaaagcctttcacatgtacagagtgtggaaaaagttttacaggaaagagtgatctgaataaacatgaaaggattcacacaggagaaaagcctttcacatgtacagagtgtggaaaaagttttacaggaaagagtgatctgaataaacatgaaaggattcacacaggagaaaagcctttcacatgtacagagtgtggaaaaagttttacaggaaagagtgatctgaataaacatgaaaggattcacacaggagaaaagcctttcacatgtacagagtgtggaaaaagttttacaggaaagagtgatctgaataaacatgaaaggattcacaagggcacaaacctttcacatgtttag